The Venenivibrio stagnispumantis genome segment TCCTTTGCATTAAATTGGGGATATTTAGAAAAAACCTGAATTAAATCCTGTTGTAAGATTTCTGCAAAATTCGGTGGTAATCCCTTCCTTTCGTAAGATAAAACCATCATTAATCTTTCTTTTGCCTTATTCGCAGAATCTTTTCTTTTAAAGATATCAAAAAAAGACATTTTTACCTCCCGAATAATCTACTTAAAAATCCTTTTTTCTCTTCTAACTCTGTAAATGGAACATCAAAACCTTCCAATCTTTTTGCTATGTTTCTTAATGCTTTGGAGGCTGAATATTCTTCCGAAAGAACAATAGGTTCTCCTTTATTTGTAAAATCTACTAATTTTTCTTCATCAGGGATTATTCCTATCTTAGGTATTTGTAAAATCTCTTCTATATCTTCTACAGATAACATCTCTCCTTTTTTAACTTGATGTAATCTTATCCTATTTATAATTAATTTCATATCTCTTTTTTCCATTGATTCAAGTAATCCTATAATTCTGTCTGCATCTCTTACAGAAGAAACTTCCGGATTAACTACGATAAGTGCTTCTTCTGCCGGTGCAGATGCAGTTTTAAATCCTCCTTCTATACCGGCAGGAGAATCTATAAAGATATAATCAAAATTTTCTTTAACTGATTCTACTATTTCTATTAATTGCTCAGGTTTTACTGCATCTTTATCTTTTGTCTGGGCTGCCGGTAAAAGATATAAAGGTAAACCTCTTTTATCTCTAACAAATGCTTTTTCCGGTGGAACTCTTTTTTCTACAACATCAACAATATCATAAACTATTCTGTTTTCCAAACCAAGTATCATATCAAGATTTCTTAGCCCTATATCTGCATCTATAGCTAAAACTTTTTTACCCATTGAAGCAAGGGCTGTAGATAAATTTGCAGTTATTGTTGTTTTTCCAACACCACCTTTTCCTGATGTTACAACTATTACTCTTGCCATTATTTTACCCCACTATATTTTTTCTATAACTATCTTATTTTCTTCTATATATGCTTTTTCCGGATATTCCGGTTCTTCATCTTTATTATCCGGAGACCTTGATATATAACTTGCTATTCTAAGTTGTTGTGGCTTTAATTTTAATGCCATTACAACTGCGGTTTCATCTCCATTTGCTCCTGCATGGACTATGCCTCTCAATGTTCCCATAACTATAATACTTCCCGATGCTATAACATAAGCATCTTGATTTACATCTCCAAGTATTACAACATCAGAATCTTCCTCTACTTTTTGACCACTTCTTAATGTTTTATTTATTATTTTTAATGATTTCTTAGGTGTTATATTTTGTATTAAATCTTTTTTTTCTGTTTTTTCTATACCGGTTAATCCAAGTAATTTTGTATTATACTCTTGAAGGATTTTATCTATTTTTTCTCTTTCTTCATCTGTAATTTTTAATCCGTTGAAATCTATAACTGCAAGTGAACCTTTAAAAAAGGTAGATGAGAGTTTTTGTTCAAGCTCTTGTATATTTTCCTCTAAGGACAAATTTTTATCAAGCTTTATAAGTAAAGCAGGTATTGTAGAGCCTTTAATCTCTATAGGCATTTTATCCTCTATTAAATTTTTTAATTAAAAATTATACAAAATTTTTAAATTATTTACAAAATTATTACATTATATCCTTTAAAAGTTCCTCCTCTGTATCCGGTTCTATTTGAACTTTATACTTTCCAAGTAAATCTAAAAATTCAACACGGGATATACCTAAAAGTTTTGCAGCTTTGCCTGAAGATATTTTCCCAAGTTCATATAATTTAGCTAACGCAGCTATTTTTACTTCATCTTCTCTTAAATTTAGTTCA includes the following:
- the minE gene encoding cell division topological specificity factor MinE, which produces MSFFDIFKRKDSANKAKERLMMVLSYERKGLPPNFAEILQQDLIQVFSKYPQFNAKDIEVEVKSENNRDELWISVPFANGK
- the minD gene encoding septum site-determining protein MinD, which encodes MARVIVVTSGKGGVGKTTITANLSTALASMGKKVLAIDADIGLRNLDMILGLENRIVYDIVDVVEKRVPPEKAFVRDKRGLPLYLLPAAQTKDKDAVKPEQLIEIVESVKENFDYIFIDSPAGIEGGFKTASAPAEEALIVVNPEVSSVRDADRIIGLLESMEKRDMKLIINRIRLHQVKKGEMLSVEDIEEILQIPKIGIIPDEEKLVDFTNKGEPIVLSEEYSASKALRNIAKRLEGFDVPFTELEEKKGFLSRLFGR
- the minC gene encoding septum site-determining protein MinC — its product is MPIEIKGSTIPALLIKLDKNLSLEENIQELEQKLSSTFFKGSLAVIDFNGLKITDEEREKIDKILQEYNTKLLGLTGIEKTEKKDLIQNITPKKSLKIINKTLRSGQKVEEDSDVVILGDVNQDAYVIASGSIIVMGTLRGIVHAGANGDETAVVMALKLKPQQLRIASYISRSPDNKDEEPEYPEKAYIEENKIVIEKI
- a CDS encoding UPF0175 family protein; its protein translation is MKLIMEFPDELNLREDEVKIAALAKLYELGKISSGKAAKLLGISRVEFLDLLGKYKVQIEPDTEEELLKDIM